The genomic stretch TCTGTTCCAATCCATTTGGTTATGATTTTACTAAGATCGGGATTACAGAAACGGATCCATCTTCTAGGTGTTACCCCATTTGTTTTATTCTGGAATTTCTCAGGCCACAACTGTCATATCAATGACAGAAAAATTTAATGAGTATCTTATTTTATGGATGTGTATACCTAGCAATTCCAATAAATCATTGTTCATATCAACAGAGAAAGAATCTGCTGGCTTTAGCACCTCGTAAAATTCATTAAAAACTTCCTCTTTTACAATCTCACTGTGAATCTCTGCTACTCCGTTCACAGAAAATCCACCAACAACACATAGGTTAGCCATGCGAACCATCATCGGCAGTTTTCGATCAACTTTGAATGTCATTTCTATTTTGTTTTCTACAACAAGGTCTTCCCCCGCTTTatcttcatcatcaccatctTCGTCTTTCTTGTTTGTTGCCTTTATATCATTATCATCAACATCAATTTCCTCGACAGAATCAACAGCAGGAATTGTATTATTAAGCAGCTCAGCCACCGAATCAGGCAACTCAATATTTTCAAGTATTCTCATCTTTCTGAGCTTTTCTTGCAGCAAGTTAAGATCACCAGTCCCGTACTCAGAAATAATTTCATGTATAAACTGGTCAAGAAAACAAAGATACTGGACATTAGATATAGAATTTCATAAAGGCCATTTGACGGGCATATGAATTAAGAACAATTTGAACACCAAAGCCACATAAGTTTTTCAACGTTACCTCCTCATCTATCTTTCTTATTATTTCCACATGACGAGGAAGTAAATCCTGCAGAAGCGTCAAACTCCACTTCTCCAGTGCCTCTGGTAGAACTGTGTGGTTTGTGTAAGCAACCGTTCTAACAAAACAGCCATCAAAATAGGGATCAATGTAAGTGTAGTGATCAAAGTAGTAATTATATTGGAAAGTGACTCTACAAAGCACCACGGATACATTAGAAATATTGTTACTGAGAAGCTGTAAATTTTGAAAATAGAAACTCAGTTTATCTGTATAAGTTCGCATGCTAATACTTGAAAAAAAGTAGAAGCTGAACTACTTAAATCAATTCTACTAAAATTGTAAGTACTTAGAAGTCCTAATAATGGCTTGATATCTTTCAAATATAAATTGGATACACGGTTGATGTAAAAAGAAGCACCTTTTAGTAATATCCCAAGCTTTCTCCCAGCTTAAACCCTTAACATCTATCAGAATCCTAATCAGCTCGGGAATGCAAAGTGTTGGGTGAGTATCGTTCATTTGTACCACCACTTTATCTGGGAGGGTCTCCCAATTTACAGTCCTTCCTGATCTCTTTTCAAAACGTGCAATAATATCCTGGAGAGATGCCGAGCATAATGTAtattgttgctttagccgtagaGTCTTTCCTTCGATTGATTCATCCCCAGGGTATAGAACGTAACAGATCTGATTACAATGAACAATAAAATATAGAAAAAAAGAGCATCATAAGTGATTCATGAAGACAATAAGGTTTACTTCATGTTTATGCAATAAATTCTCAAATCAGTAGTGGATATTTAGAATCTTCCGGAATGTGCTTTCAAAAAGTTGAAAGGAAGATACCGAACTTAGATGCAAATGTATGAACCACAAAGAAACAAGGCTGCTACAGACCTTCTCTGCGTTCTTCATCGCAGCGTATGCTTTGGCATGATCGCCAGTATTGAAAGCTTGCAAATCGAATTCTTCAGTTGAAACTTTAGTGGACCACAATCGCAAGTTTACGGTGGTTCTAGTTTTGTATCCAGGTATTGGAACATCATAAGCAACAGCCGATATATTTTCTCCTCCAGTCCACTGTTTACTTCCATCTGGCCCTGAAATAACTTCTCCATAGAATCTAACTGGATAAGAAACATCGTTTCTCTGAATTTCCCAGGGATTCCCCATCTATAAAGAGACACACCAGTCAGTGAATCTCACTGTGCAGAAGAACTTGCAAAGCTTCCAAAAAGAGTGATAGAAGTTAGAACATTTAAAAAACAAACATGCCTTCACTAATATGAAAATTTGGCTTCTCACCGATTTTCCAATAGAATATCCATATAAATAACAATACCTCAAGCCAATTTTCAGCAACTTCCTCCTGACCGTCATTGGTTATAAGCTGTTTGAATAAACCATACTTGTATCTAAGTCCATATCCCCATGCAGGATAATTCAGCGTCGCCAAGGAGTCTAGGAAGCAAGAAGCAAGCCGGCCTAATCCTCCATTCCCAAGAGCAGCATCAGGCTCCTGTGGATTGTATGCGAGTTCGCTTTTAAATAAGTTCCGATTAATTATTTGCAGTATATCCATATTACTATCTTATTATTCCTGAAAGGTTTGTGGTTCTTCTGTAGCTTTTATTGGTTTTTTATCAGTATGATTCCACACAAGATGAATACATGTTACTGTTAAACATACTTGCTTTTTTCCTAACAAAAACATTTTTTCAAAAACACCAAGTTTTTTACAATCTTGTGTCAAATATGAACGTAACCGTTGCTGTCAAGAGAAAGCCTCAAGATGACAAATAACAATATCGTGAAATGGAAAGAAAGGGATTATCCCCGCTCAACTTACTTTTACATACCAGAATGACTTATTGATAAACAAAAAAGTGACGACTTAAATCACTTTGTCGTTTCTAACAATAAGAGAAACACAACAAACAAATTAGAACGATAATAGGAAAAAACCTGATTAGCCATATCTTCTAAACAGTAACCAAGCTTTCTGAGGGCCTCAGCATAAGGACCTGAGAGTTGTAAATTCCCAACTGCATTTAACAATGCCCTGCCCTTCATAATTGGGGGAAAAAAGTAGtaatttaattaattttcatATGCAATTGAAATTAGCTGCGTTTCAGAAAGGAAACTCAATATAAACCTGTAGATACTCCATAGACATGTAATAAGCTTGTTTAACATTAATCCTCTCATAATACTCATATGTTGTATTCCAATTTACGATGAGGGAATCACGGACACTCTCCGCAGTTGCAAAGAAAGCCTTATTGGGATCAAACTTCTCCGGTGAAAAAGATGTGGTGAACTCAGCATGATATTTGATGCTTGAAGCTATAGCTGTAGAATCTGGTACAAATTCATTTGAAGTGCCTGCAACTGCGAGTGTTAGCAATAAAGAACTAACATTTAGGAGCATGTttgtagaagaagaagaagaagaaacaatATTGTAGGACTACAATACTCATAAATCTTGGATTTTTAAGTTTGATATAAACATAAAGACGGTGAGAAAATCTAGAATTCCTTTTAACTTCAAAAAGAACACTGCTATATTGGCTATGGAATTATTGCTCAATGTGTTGCTAGTTCTTTTTAACTGAAAACAGCATCGCCAAGGAGTCTTTTTAGCCATAATGTGCACTGAGAGTTTAATTCGATATAAGCTTAAGCATAACCATGGTTCCCACCACTTACTTTTAAGAACCTTTCAAAACAATGCACAACGAAAAGAAGTGGAGTGAAGAAAGAATCAAAAAACAAAAGTAAATGTCAGCTAGCAACCTTGTCCGGTGAGTGGTTCTTTCAGTTCCTTCTTTTTGTCGCTGGCAACATTCTTCACACGCAGCTTTCTTATAGCTCTACTGGAGCTTGACTTTGTGATGACACACAACTGCCAAATATTGTTTCTTTGACCGAATCCTGTGAAGCTTGATTTGAAATGTGGATGTAAAGGTGGGTTGGAATGCCTGCAGGTTGTTGAGAAAGGTAGAGCAGACATTGCTGCAAGGCTTTTCTTGCTCTGTATGTATGTGTCTCAGAGGAAGTAGTATTCCGCAGAACAGAAACAATATTATGTTATTTTGACTTGTGATGAAGAGAAAAAAACTAGTGAAAGAGGAAGTGTGTGTCTTATCTTTATTGAGTATATCTTGGTATTTGGAGAGGATGCACATATCATATTAAACACGAGCTAAAATATGATGTCATTATCCCACTTACCCTTTTGCAACACTAGTTGGTTGGTCCTCCTCCTCCTTCTTGATCAAAAGTCCTATTAAAGCAGCTCAGTTGGCAAGCTGTACAGGGACATCAGGTGTGGGAGCGCGAGTTCGAACTACTTAACCAAAAAAAAAAACTGCATATACATAAAAGTTGAGACTAGTTAATGACCATAATCCCCCTTCAAATAATTCTGTTTTTCTGTCTTGCCCGTTTGGATTTTTGTTTTACTTTTGCTCCACGTATTGATACTGCCATGTTGTTATGTCGAAATATGGTAACTTGGACAGAAAAAAAATACTACTTTTTTCTTATCCCTACAATCCTATACAATAGAAACTTGACTCTCGACTGGGGAGACACGTATCTTTGTTCTGTATGTATCTTAAAATAACATGGTCTTATCAATCAAATTGAGAGGTTCAATATTTTCACTATATATTTTTATCCGTTCAGGAAAACATCAATTTGTTGGAAATCCCTCAAAATCTATGGAGAgtttcaatcaatcttgatgaacaagattgttattatccatacaatagcaatgaaaagaacaatggagaaagaaagtgtaaagaacaatgaaggagaagagtaataaaattctgcagagagaaatgttatgaatactctattcacttcttactacaaaataagggttactccctctatttatagatttaggttaacttggatCTCAAGgcaaagcccaaaactataaaaatccaaaatagctaacactactaaaataagcataagtcgaaatcttgtgtgaagcaacatgcttcgacacttcgacactaacacaactcaacacactagaTGGTTCGACATTtccttgttctgtcgagcaacttgcttcgacacaaggaattacaattcaacacaccacctaattcattgtgtctaagctatctacattcatcatagctcttagtcttctgaacacttcgacccgcactcctttcgtcatgatgtctgcaatctgattctcaattCTGTAGTGTTCtacattcatcttcccatctgctacctaATCTCGAAGATATTGGAACCTCATCTTGATGTGGTTGCTTCGaccatgtttcacaaacccaactggttgtgcaacataaacttcttcttctaaggggttATTCAAtaatgcatatttcacatccatctggcacatcttccagttgttcatgtttgctagaccaacaaccaacctgattgttccgatcctagcaacaagtgcaaaaacttcatcgaatTCGATTCCTTCTTTTTAAAGAAATCCTTTAGCCACgagtctcgccttgtgtcgagtcacttctcctttgggattcaacttcaccttgtatacccacttcacatcgattgccttcttgtcttggggaaattcgaAAAACGACCAAGTCTTGTTGACTTCGATTGATTTCATCTCTTCATCCATTtctttcatccacttcgaatctttcaatgcttcagttgcattgacaggttcaacatctgcgtagaaactataatgtaccagctcaccttctttattgaccatatcatctgatgtaatcacacattcttgcaaccttgcaggcatgtgtcttattctttgaggtctgcttgtgcttgcttcacctctgacttctccctgtcgaacttctctttcgacttcactagctggttcatcacaaaatattctcactgagtctttcttgacattctcagtccaattCCATTCTctaagctcatctatgatcacatccctgctgatcactacttgcttattcactgggtcgaacaacttgtatcctccagtcaaatgatatcctatcaagatcatctgactcgacttgtcatcaagttttattctcaactgatctggcacataTCTATGTACTATAGATCCAAATACCCTCAGAggactcaagctaggcttgacaccagaccaacattcttatgacgtgattccttctagcttcttcgtcggacatctgtttaggatatatgtcgcagtcgacacaacttctctccataattctttgggtagatgcttgcctttcaacatacttctaaccatattcatgatggttctattcttcctttctgcgactccattctgctgtggagtgtagggtggcaccacctcatgcacaatcccttctttcacacataatgcatcgaagtctttcgacacatattctccaccaccatcagttctcaaaatcttgatctttcgaccaATATGTCTTTCAACCATAtatttaaacttggcaaatacctcgatcacttcacttttcttctggatcaaGTAAGACCATAGTTTTTGACTGAAAATATCaatgaatgtaacaaagtatttgttacctccaatcgaatccacctggagaggacaACATACATTAGAgtatatgatttcaagaattgccttcgacctgcttcctgcatccttactgaagtcgttcttatgctgctttgcctgcacacattcttcacacactttgtttggaatgtcgatttctggtaattctgaaaccatatttcttctcttcaaatctctgatgtctttgaaattgagatggccaagtctgtaatgccatatccattcatctctgttggttgttgttgcaaggcacttatgctccatcacatttagtttgatcttgaaggttctattctgagacattggagccttcaagatcaaccttccatttgagtcgaaaactctcatcatcttgtctttgattgaaaccttgtagttcttttcgatTAACTGTCCTATGCTaagaaaattactcttcatgcctggtatgtacaacacatttgaaattactgacctcttgccatctttcctcataatccgaacatcaccaatacctacagctgctagagtgttgtcatttgcaaatttcaccatgttcttcattgagagttttatgttgacaaaccaatctttccttccatacatgtgtgatgagcatcctgagtccaagtaccattggtcattgaatctctcttcatctcttgttgtaaccatcaataatgtctcttcttcttcatgttttgccagctttgcataagtttcttgattcttctgcttttctagacaatcactagaatggtgaccatacttctgacaattgtaacactgaatgtgactcttgtcttccttttgaccaccacctcttcctctacctgcaacaccacctctttggttgccttggttctatggttttctctgattcaaccagtttccttcttgctgatttcgaccagtcgaattgttgtagcctcctctgcctttattgccattccaacttcctttgccttttctttcttttgttgattaAGCCTGCAAAtccatatcactcttcgactttcctacagctctttcatccattctttgttcatgagatttaagtgtcccttgaagctcttcctttgtcaattttgaaaaatctttcgactcttctatggatgttaccacgtggtcgaactttggagccaacgacctcaagattTTTCCAAtaacagatcttgatgtcaacacttctccacataccttgatttgattcaccagtttcgtaaccttggtgaagaaatcagttatgctttcattatcttccatctgaagcaattcatacgttcttttgtgagtttgtaacctcacctctttcaccttctccgagcctccaaacgatttctccagaatttcccatgcttctttcgctgactctgcacCACTAAAATTTTCAAAGTTatatgcatcaacacattgatggattataaagagagttttataatcttttttcttcaattctttatgtgcaacaTTTTTTTGATATGTCCCGTcttctgcaagcgttgctactccttccttcacaagatcccaaagatcttgataataaaacacaacatttatctgcttgcaccaattctcataattgttgtttttgagaatcagaagatttgctagaaaatgcccgtttggatgattcgttgtcatggtgattttcttcccacaaatcGATTAAATTGGAGCTCTTAATACCAaatgttggaaatcccccaaaatctatggagaatttcaatcaatcttgatgaacaaaattgttattacccacataatagcaatgaaaataaaagaacaatggagaaagaaagtgtaaataacgatgaaggagaagagtaataaaattctgcggagtttctctctgtccacaaactgtggaaaacttctgattcactttgcaactgcaaaatactgtgaatacaatgttatgaatactctattcacttaTTATTACAAAATAAGGCTTaactccctctatttatagatttaggttaacttggacctcaaggcaaagcccaaaactataaaagcccaaaattataaaagcccaaaatagctaacactactaaaatagacATAAGTCAAAATCCTATGTGAAGtaacatgcttcgacacttcgaccctaacacaactcaacacactatATGGTTCGACTTGTTCTGTCAAGCAACTTGCTTCAacacaagaaattacaattcaacataATTTACGAGACTGACATTGAGGTTTGCATAAACTTACCATTCAGATATTATCTATAAAATAcaaaatatgaaataaaattaaaaacaaagaaTGAAAAAATAAATGATGAGTAACTTGTATTCAAAGGTATGTAAAACTAAAATGAAATAACACATGAAAATGGAAGAGAATTAAATTTTGTTATTATTGAAAATGAATATCAGGCATTTTATAGCCTTTTAGAAGTACTGAAGCAAAAACTAAAAAGCCACTTTTTATGGCAAGTTACATGGAAATTCAAAACAATTAATCCTAGAAAATAGGGCATTCATAAGACTAGGGATTTTATTGAGAACGTGAATAAAACTGAATAACTAATTTTGACTATCATTCCCTCCCTTAAGCTAATGCATCTGTATTGAGCTTAAAGTTCAGCTGCATAATTATTCCAATCATTCCACGGAGCTTCACAAATTGCTCCAATTTGAGAGGCTTTGTCATTATGTTAGCAATCTTATCTTCAGAGCTACAAAAACTCAGCTTCACAGCTCCATCATTTACCAAGTCTCTGAGAAAATAAAATCTTACTCAAATATGCTTGCTTCGTCCATGTAAAATAGATTTTTTGGACAACTGAATTGTAGAATTATCGTCACAATTAACTTTCGTGCTTCCTCTTTCTTCAACTCCAAGTTGCTCCAAGATTCTCCTAAGCCAAATACATTGACAAGCACAAAATGCAGCAGCAATGTATTCTTTCTTCAACTCCAAGTTGCTCCAAGATTCTCCTAAGCCAAATACATTGGCAAGCACAAAGTACGACATCAATGTATTCAGCTTCTGTAGTTGATAGGCTCACTACCGGCTGTTTTTTCAAAGCCCATGAAATTGCTCCAGACCCCATAATGAAAGCAAAACCAGAAGTGCTCTTCCAATCATCCAAATCTCCAACATAGTTGTTATTTGTATAAGATAATAGACCTGCATTTCTTCTGTCTCTTTTGTAGAGTATGCCAAAATTAGTGGTTCCTTTTATATACCTTAAAATCCTTTTTGCTGCAAGTCAATGAGATGACTTTGATTTGCCACGAACCTGCTAATCAAGCttgttggaaatcccccaaaacctatggagaattccaatcaatcttgatgaacaagattgttaatacccacacaatagcaatgaaatgagaagaacaatggagaaagaaagagtgtaaagaaagatgaaggagaagagtaataaaattttgcagagtttctctctgcccacaaactatggaaacttcttattcactttgcaactgcaaaatactgtgaattacaagtgttatgaatactctattcacctctgttacaaaataagggttactctctctatttatagatttaggttaacttggacctcaagccaaagcccaaaattagctaacactactaaaataggcataagtggtttgacacttccttactctgtcgagcaacctgcttcgacacaaggaattataattcaacaaAGCTTACTCCATACATTAGATTTGGTCGAGTGGTTGTAAGGTACATGAGGCTTCTAGCTGCTTGTTTAAACATGGTGGTATCTACTCCATCTCCTACCTCATCTTTTGATAATCGTGTTCTGGGAATAATAGGATTCTTCACGGATTTGCTGCTCCCCATGTCGAATCTTTCAAGGATTTTTCAAGCATATCTTCTTGGACAGATAAATATTCCAGCTTCATTCTA from Lathyrus oleraceus cultivar Zhongwan6 chromosome 7, CAAS_Psat_ZW6_1.0, whole genome shotgun sequence encodes the following:
- the LOC127106106 gene encoding alpha-1,4 glucan phosphorylase L-2 isozyme, chloroplastic/amyloplastic isoform X2, translating into MSALPFSTTCRHSNPPLHPHFKSSFTGFGQRNNIWQLCVITKSSSSRAIRKLRVKNVASDKKKELKEPLTGQGTSNEFVPDSTAIASSIKYHAEFTTSFSPEKFDPNKAFFATAESVRDSLIVNWNTTYEYYERINVKQAYYMSMEYLQGRALLNAVGNLQLSGPYAEALRKLGYCLEDMANQEPDAALGNGGLGRLASCFLDSLATLNYPAWGYGLRYKYGLFKQLITNDGQEEVAENWLEMGNPWEIQRNDVSYPVRFYGEVISGPDGSKQWTGGENISAVAYDVPIPGYKTRTTVNLRLWSTKVSTEEFDLQAFNTGDHAKAYAAMKNAEKICYVLYPGDESIEGKTLRLKQQYTLCSASLQDIIARFEKRSGRTVNWETLPDKVVVQMNDTHPTLCIPELIRILIDVKGLSWEKAWDITKRTVAYTNHTVLPEALEKWSLTLLQDLLPRHVEIIRKIDEEFIHEIISEYGTGDLNLLQEKLRKMRILENIELPDSVAELLNNTIPAVDSVEEIDVDDNDIKATNKKDEDGDDEDKAGEDLVVENKIEMTFKVDRKLPMMVRMANLCVVGGFSVNGVAEIHSEIVKEEVFNEFYELWPEKFQNKTNGVTPRRWIRFCNPDLSKIITKWIGTEDWVTDLEKLAILRKFADNEELQLEWMESKRRNKIKVASFIKEKTGYVVSPDAMFDVQVKRIHEYKRQLLNIMGIVFRYKKMKELSAEERKQVFVPRVCIFGGKAFATYVQAKRIVKFITDVGATVNHDPEIGDLLKVVFVPDYNVSVAEMLIPGSELSQHISTAGMEASGTSNMKFAMNGCVQIGTLDGANVEIREEVGEDNFFLFGARAQEIAGLRNERAEGKFVPDPRFEEVKSYVRSGVFGSYNYDDLIGSLEGNEGYGRADYFLVGKDFPSYLECQEEVDKAYRDQKKWTRMSILNTAGSYKFSSDRTIHEYARDIWRIEPVVLP
- the LOC127106106 gene encoding alpha-1,4 glucan phosphorylase L-2 isozyme, chloroplastic/amyloplastic isoform X1, with the protein product MSALPFSTTCRHSNPPLHPHFKSSFTGFGQRNNIWQLCVITKSSSSRAIRKLRVKNVASDKKKELKEPLTGQVAGTSNEFVPDSTAIASSIKYHAEFTTSFSPEKFDPNKAFFATAESVRDSLIVNWNTTYEYYERINVKQAYYMSMEYLQGRALLNAVGNLQLSGPYAEALRKLGYCLEDMANQEPDAALGNGGLGRLASCFLDSLATLNYPAWGYGLRYKYGLFKQLITNDGQEEVAENWLEMGNPWEIQRNDVSYPVRFYGEVISGPDGSKQWTGGENISAVAYDVPIPGYKTRTTVNLRLWSTKVSTEEFDLQAFNTGDHAKAYAAMKNAEKICYVLYPGDESIEGKTLRLKQQYTLCSASLQDIIARFEKRSGRTVNWETLPDKVVVQMNDTHPTLCIPELIRILIDVKGLSWEKAWDITKRTVAYTNHTVLPEALEKWSLTLLQDLLPRHVEIIRKIDEEFIHEIISEYGTGDLNLLQEKLRKMRILENIELPDSVAELLNNTIPAVDSVEEIDVDDNDIKATNKKDEDGDDEDKAGEDLVVENKIEMTFKVDRKLPMMVRMANLCVVGGFSVNGVAEIHSEIVKEEVFNEFYELWPEKFQNKTNGVTPRRWIRFCNPDLSKIITKWIGTEDWVTDLEKLAILRKFADNEELQLEWMESKRRNKIKVASFIKEKTGYVVSPDAMFDVQVKRIHEYKRQLLNIMGIVFRYKKMKELSAEERKQVFVPRVCIFGGKAFATYVQAKRIVKFITDVGATVNHDPEIGDLLKVVFVPDYNVSVAEMLIPGSELSQHISTAGMEASGTSNMKFAMNGCVQIGTLDGANVEIREEVGEDNFFLFGARAQEIAGLRNERAEGKFVPDPRFEEVKSYVRSGVFGSYNYDDLIGSLEGNEGYGRADYFLVGKDFPSYLECQEEVDKAYRDQKKWTRMSILNTAGSYKFSSDRTIHEYARDIWRIEPVVLP
- the LOC127106106 gene encoding alpha-1,4 glucan phosphorylase L-2 isozyme, chloroplastic/amyloplastic isoform X3, which translates into the protein MSIMRGLMLNKLITCLWSIYRALLNAVGNLQLSGPYAEALRKLGYCLEDMANQEPDAALGNGGLGRLASCFLDSLATLNYPAWGYGLRYKYGLFKQLITNDGQEEVAENWLEMGNPWEIQRNDVSYPVRFYGEVISGPDGSKQWTGGENISAVAYDVPIPGYKTRTTVNLRLWSTKVSTEEFDLQAFNTGDHAKAYAAMKNAEKICYVLYPGDESIEGKTLRLKQQYTLCSASLQDIIARFEKRSGRTVNWETLPDKVVVQMNDTHPTLCIPELIRILIDVKGLSWEKAWDITKRTVAYTNHTVLPEALEKWSLTLLQDLLPRHVEIIRKIDEEFIHEIISEYGTGDLNLLQEKLRKMRILENIELPDSVAELLNNTIPAVDSVEEIDVDDNDIKATNKKDEDGDDEDKAGEDLVVENKIEMTFKVDRKLPMMVRMANLCVVGGFSVNGVAEIHSEIVKEEVFNEFYELWPEKFQNKTNGVTPRRWIRFCNPDLSKIITKWIGTEDWVTDLEKLAILRKFADNEELQLEWMESKRRNKIKVASFIKEKTGYVVSPDAMFDVQVKRIHEYKRQLLNIMGIVFRYKKMKELSAEERKQVFVPRVCIFGGKAFATYVQAKRIVKFITDVGATVNHDPEIGDLLKVVFVPDYNVSVAEMLIPGSELSQHISTAGMEASGTSNMKFAMNGCVQIGTLDGANVEIREEVGEDNFFLFGARAQEIAGLRNERAEGKFVPDPRFEEVKSYVRSGVFGSYNYDDLIGSLEGNEGYGRADYFLVGKDFPSYLECQEEVDKAYRDQKKWTRMSILNTAGSYKFSSDRTIHEYARDIWRIEPVVLP